The following nucleotide sequence is from Paroedura picta isolate Pp20150507F chromosome 1, Ppicta_v3.0, whole genome shotgun sequence.
TTATATTACTTCTCAAGAGGATCTGATGGCAGTTCTTTTCCAAGGATGGCAGTCAAAGCACCCTGATAAACAGTTAAGCACTACATGAGCTCAATTGACAGAATGAGCGTAGTGCAAGAACCATAGGAAGAACATTCATTTCAACAGGCTTTCCACGGAAATTCTTTCTGGCAGCCTGTGGTCAAAGTAAAATATTAGATTTTAGTATATGGGTTCAATGACACGAGATTACAAAGGTCTTGCAGTTAGGGAAGGGGTAAAACTAATAGAAATTAAGCATAAGCAGGACAGTATCATTGGACCAGTCTTCCTTTTCCTTGGGTAGAATCATCTTTAGAACATATCTTGGAAGGAAACTAGAAGTGTGCATTCGGATCCACCAGGACTGAAAATACACtagaaaaataccttatcagtattttccaggtatattttGGCATCCCAAGGGTGACTGTGTTTTCTCAGGAAAACTGTGGAAGGAGGAAATCCCAAATATATTCAGGAATTCTTTTTGCCAACAAAAGGCAAAAGCAGTTTGTTCCCAAGCTTAAACGGAAAGAGAATCGGCCAGGgcagcaggagctgagagctctggagAGTTGGGGCTGGCTCCTCccatgggcagaggcagccagttccttagcttgtggccaaatccattaaggcaggaggggaaaggacacAGACCCCTTCCAGTGCTCCCAGgaacccccaggggtccatggactcctggCTGAGAACCCAGGCCATAGTGCAGTGATCTCTATTAGCAAAGCTTCATTTCATGCTCAGAGGACAAAACGGACAGTTATGGtgaaacgtgggggggggggtcctatttGCCACACTCCAACCCTGAAAGTGGAATGGGGACAATATGGGGGTGGGAATTTTCATGTATTTATAAGACTCAGTTCAAAGGAAGGAAATATTTGGTTTTAAACAAAATGAATTATCATTTTAACCTCCTTTGCAGAATATCTTGCAGAGACTTTGCCCTACATCATAGCTCGTCTGTTCATAAGGAAACAAATAATGATGCTCTCACTACCACTGTGCTCATTCTCACACACCCCAGGAAGCATTTTCTGGCTGAGGGCCtgttggccttcctctgcagaatcttccttggtggtttcctttccaagtactgaccctgctctGCTTTCAAGACCAGGCTATACTGCACCACCTTCTCTTCTGTAACAGgcaggtataaaggtaaaggaaaaggtatcccctgtgcaagcaccaagtcatgtctgacccttggggtgacgccctccagcattttcatggcagtctcaatatggggtggtttgccagtgccttccccagtcattaccgtttaccccccagcaagctgggtactcattttaccgacttcggaaggttggaaggctgagtcaaccttaagccagctgctgggatcgaactcccagcctcatggacagagctttcaggctgcatgtctgctgccttactactctgggccacaagaggctctaacaggcAGGTATAGGAGGACCCAAATCTGATTATCCTGCAGCACTGAGAGAAGATTTTTAACCCTTCCCTCACACCATTCCAATTAGAAATTGGCTCCCTCAATAGCTGAGTTAAGCAAGATGCAACAGTGTGCCAGTTTTGCCTCCAGGGCAGATAATGGCAGTTTGGGTATTTTTATCTggaaaatgatgggggggggtaaTTAGAAATTCCAATCTGATTTCAGAATTCCTGTAAATGTTACATCTCTAATCCCAGCTCTCCAAAATCTTGCTTGAGGGTGccaattgagggggaggggggttaagtcCTACTCAACCATAAATACCATGGAACACTTGAAAGAATAACAAAGGGATTGTGGCATGACAACACCTTCCGTTGATATTGCAATGATGGCTAATCGGTTGGCCTTTAaggcgggagaaggctccagGTGCAGAACGCTGGGCGGCCTCCCGCTCCCAAGGGCGCCAGCCGATCAGCTCACCTGATGAGGAAGATGAGGAGCCACTGCAGGGCGGTGGAAAGCGTGTCCTGGCTGGCGCCGAAGATGTCGGTGACAGTGGCCGGCACGTGCTCCACGTGCAGACGGGTCTGCTCCTGCTGGAGGCGGATGAAGGCGTCCATGAGGTCGCGGAGGGCGTCGCCCGGCCGGAGGCTGCTCTGGTGCTCCACGAACTTGTGGCGCACGAAGCTGTAGAACTCGTGGTTTAGGGCGCGGAAAGCGCTGTAGGCGGAGCGCACCGGGTTGGGGAAGCGCTGAAGCCAGGGCAGCGCGTCCACCAGGCTGCCCGCCCCCACGGCGCGGCCGAACTGCTCGTTGCGGCCCACCAGGCGGCGGAACTCGGCGTCGGCGTGGCTGTAGCGGCGGCCGAAGCAGAGGGCGCTCATGACGTTGGCCACGGCCACCACCAGGCTCCTCGACGGGTCCACGAAGGCGCCGCCAGCGGAGGCGCGCACCAGGAGCCGCACCACCGCGCGCGCCTCGGCCAGCAGGGGCCGCTCCAGCAGGCGGCGCGCCGAGAAGGCCCGCACCGTCGAGTGCGCCAAGCGCCGCTGCAGCTTCCAGAGCTCGCAGTAGCCGCCGAAGGCCAAGCTGCGCCCGCCGGACACGAGCTGGAAGGAAGGGAAGCGCGGACGGCCGGCGAAGGCGGCGCCCTGGCGAATGAGGGCCTCGCGGATGGCGCGCTCGCCGCTCAAGACCACCACGGGCCAGCGGCCCAGGCGCAGCTGGAAGACGTCGCCGTAGGTGGCCGCCAGGCGCCCGAAGGCCAGGTGCGGGGCGCTGCCCAGCTGAGCCGCGTTGCCCAGCAGGGGCCACGGGAAAGGCCCCGGCGGCTCCAGTCTCCTGCGCCGCAGCCGCGCCTGCACCAGAAGTTTCGCCACGAGGAAAGCGGCCAGCAGCGAGAGCAGGAGAAGAAGCGCGCCTTGCACGCGGGGCAGGCCGGCGGGGAGCGCTTCCTCCAGCCCCCTGGGGAGCATGCTGCGGGCGAAAGGAGAATCACGTTAGACGACAGTACTGGCGTTGTTTGAGTGCCCTTGGGCCTTCAGAGCGCTCTCTAAGCAGATGCACCTGGGGCCTCTGGTGGAGCAAAAGCCACATGAACTTCTGA
It contains:
- the CYP1B1 gene encoding cytochrome P450 1B1, whose protein sequence is MSPRVLGDALVTSMLPRGLEEALPAGLPRVQGALLLLLSLLAAFLVAKLLVQARLRRRRLEPPGPFPWPLLGNAAQLGSAPHLAFGRLAATYGDVFQLRLGRWPVVVLSGERAIREALIRQGAAFAGRPRFPSFQLVSGGRSLAFGGYCELWKLQRRLAHSTVRAFSARRLLERPLLAEARAVVRLLVRASAGGAFVDPSRSLVVAVANVMSALCFGRRYSHADAEFRRLVGRNEQFGRAVGAGSLVDALPWLQRFPNPVRSAYSAFRALNHEFYSFVRHKFVEHQSSLRPGDALRDLMDAFIRLQQEQTRLHVEHVPATVTDIFGASQDTLSTALQWLLIFLIRYPEVQSKLQEEIDKVVGRGRLPCAEDQPDLPYVMAFLYESMRFSSFVPVTIPHSTTVDTTLMGYHIPKDTVVFINQWSVNHDPVKWPAPEDFSPTRFLDENGSLNKDLTSSVMIFSMGKRRCIGEELSKVQLFLFIAILVHQCHFTANPKEDSPVDFTYGLTIKPKPFTVNVVLRETMDLLDNAVQ